In the genome of Fusobacterium necrogenes, one region contains:
- a CDS encoding glutamine synthetase III family protein: protein MNTMLDVFGANYFSELELKSRVPSSVFKKFKAVQQGNAEMSLEVADVIANAVKSWATEKGATHFTHWFQPLTELTAEKHESFISVTSEGTIMSQFSGKDLIKGEADTSSFPNGGLRSTFEARGYTAWDTSSPMFIKGEGMTKSLYIPTAFVGYNGEALDKKVPLLRSIKSIEAQALRMQRLLGDFDTKHVNVTLGVEQEYFLVEKEFWDRRQDLALAGRTLFGNLPPKGQEMNDHYYGTIKERVEIFMAELDAELWKLGVMAKTKHNEVAPNQFEIALMFTSANVSVDQNHLAMDTIKKIANRHKLAALLHEKPFSGVNGSGKHCNWSLATDTGINLFDPDNLSAENLQFLLYTMAVIEGIDRYADILRACTATPGNDHRLGGHEAPPAVISIFLGEQLQELFENIGNASFLETSDINETINIGVRIPKIAKDLSDRNRTSPFAFTGNKFEFRMPGSSASASTPVFMINTIVADILREYADILEKTNPIQNINKYIIKLIKERYNLHKRVIFNGNGYESSWISKAKELGLSNLKNTIEGIPVYIREETIELFERNGVLSRNELYSRFKVYSDRYNKQTNIEISTAIRMARNEIYPCVIKYITNISQMINSVREALKEEEYIQFDKEHLIKVIGFKNQLKNCITELNEGLKVAMLISDEYERACYYNTELVPIFNQMRYVVDSLELLVDKTVWPIPTYYDLLFRL from the coding sequence ATGAACACTATGTTGGATGTTTTTGGGGCTAATTATTTTTCAGAGCTTGAATTAAAAAGTAGGGTTCCTAGTTCTGTTTTTAAAAAATTTAAGGCCGTTCAACAAGGTAATGCGGAGATGTCATTAGAAGTGGCTGATGTCATTGCTAATGCAGTTAAAAGTTGGGCAACAGAAAAAGGAGCTACACATTTTACTCATTGGTTTCAACCTCTTACTGAATTAACAGCTGAAAAACATGAGTCTTTTATATCTGTAACTTCTGAAGGAACTATTATGTCTCAATTCTCTGGAAAAGATCTAATAAAAGGAGAAGCGGATACATCTTCTTTTCCTAATGGCGGATTAAGATCGACTTTTGAAGCTCGTGGATACACAGCTTGGGATACAAGTTCTCCTATGTTTATAAAAGGAGAGGGAATGACTAAATCACTTTATATTCCTACAGCTTTTGTTGGATATAATGGAGAGGCATTAGATAAAAAAGTTCCACTTTTAAGATCAATTAAATCTATTGAAGCACAAGCATTAAGAATGCAAAGATTATTGGGAGATTTTGATACAAAGCATGTCAATGTAACTTTAGGGGTAGAGCAGGAGTATTTTCTTGTAGAGAAAGAGTTTTGGGATAGAAGGCAAGATTTAGCTTTGGCTGGAAGAACTTTATTTGGAAATCTTCCACCAAAGGGGCAAGAGATGAATGATCATTATTATGGGACTATTAAAGAAAGAGTAGAAATATTCATGGCAGAATTAGATGCAGAGCTTTGGAAATTAGGAGTAATGGCAAAAACAAAGCACAATGAAGTGGCGCCTAATCAATTTGAAATAGCGTTGATGTTTACTTCGGCAAATGTTTCAGTTGATCAAAATCATCTTGCTATGGATACTATAAAGAAGATAGCAAATAGGCATAAATTAGCTGCTCTTTTGCATGAGAAGCCATTTTCAGGAGTAAATGGTTCAGGAAAACATTGTAATTGGTCACTAGCTACAGATACTGGAATAAATCTTTTTGATCCAGATAATTTATCAGCAGAGAATCTTCAATTTTTACTATATACAATGGCAGTAATAGAAGGAATAGATAGGTATGCTGATATATTGAGAGCTTGTACTGCAACTCCAGGAAATGATCATAGACTAGGGGGACATGAAGCTCCACCAGCAGTAATATCAATATTTTTAGGAGAACAATTGCAAGAATTATTTGAAAATATAGGAAACGCTTCTTTCTTAGAGACATCGGATATCAATGAAACAATTAATATAGGAGTTCGTATTCCTAAAATAGCAAAAGATTTATCAGATAGAAATAGGACTTCTCCATTTGCTTTTACAGGAAATAAGTTTGAATTTAGAATGCCTGGTTCAAGTGCTTCAGCTTCAACACCAGTATTTATGATAAATACTATTGTTGCTGATATTTTGAGAGAATATGCTGATATTTTAGAGAAAACTAATCCAATTCAAAATATTAATAAATATATAATTAAACTTATTAAGGAGAGGTATAATCTTCATAAAAGAGTTATTTTTAATGGAAATGGATATGAAAGTTCATGGATAAGTAAAGCTAAAGAGCTTGGGTTATCAAATTTAAAAAATACTATTGAGGGAATACCTGTATATATTAGAGAAGAAACAATTGAGTTATTTGAAAGAAATGGTGTTTTATCGAGAAATGAACTTTATTCAAGATTTAAGGTTTATAGTGATAGATATAATAAACAAACTAATATTGAGATATCAACAGCAATAAGAATGGCAAGAAATGAAATATATCCTTGTGTTATAAAATATATAACAAATATATCACAAATGATTAATAGTGTAAGAGAAGCATTAAAAGAAGAGGAGTATATTCAATTTGATAAAGAGCATTTAATCAAAGTTATAGGATTTAAAAATCAATTAAAAAATTGTATAACTGAATTAAATGAAGGATTAAAAGTAGCAATGCTGATATCAGATGAGTATGAAAGAGCTTGTTATTATAATACAGAGTTAGTGCCAATATTTAATCAAATGAGATATGTAGTAGACTCATTAGAGCTGTTAGTTGATAAGACTGTATGGCCTATTCCTACTTATTATGATTTATTGTTTAGATTATAA
- the ptsP gene encoding phosphoenolpyruvate--protein phosphotransferase has protein sequence MKYLTGKCVYEGVVIGKTYLDTNINLQNEKENISFEEIEKEKTRLEICIKKSILSLKNLKMDLSNKIDKQELEIIEAHLLLISDPIYISDIRKTIEQKQKKAEFAIKEVTEKFIRLFENINIPIYKQRGLDIKDVGNRLIETLNNGNENYKKYDEKILVTKEIYPTELLKIHKEGINLKGIIMEYGGETSHLAILAKALKIPTLMGVTNIFNYDWKEEIILDTTQENGLVIIAPNDSQIKEYSKKRENFLNILEQVRQSASSPCITKDGKNINLYLNLGTNEQKINSEIDRKLIAGVGLLRTELIYMNTTSFPSEEEQLKKYKQILNGFSKEQSIIIRTLDIGADKQLSYFKMKNETNPFLGLRGIRFSLRYPDIFETQLRAILRLSNEKNVKIMYPMITSINEIKKANIILEKVKENLKKEKIPFNEKIEVGIMVEVPSVILLAEEFAREVDFFSIGSNDLTQYILATDRLSETVGELYSSYNPAVLKAIYYIKEAADKYRKKVSVCGEMAGDLKAIIALLSLGIKDFSMVESSILAAKTLIRNLNYEDLGKIKESILNSKDEKEVKNILKKYINY, from the coding sequence ATGAAATACCTGACAGGAAAGTGTGTATATGAAGGTGTTGTAATTGGAAAAACTTATTTAGATACAAATATAAATTTGCAAAATGAAAAAGAGAATATCAGTTTTGAAGAAATTGAAAAAGAAAAAACAAGGCTAGAAATATGTATAAAAAAATCTATTCTCTCATTAAAAAATTTAAAAATGGACTTAAGTAATAAAATTGACAAACAAGAGCTTGAAATAATTGAAGCTCATCTCTTATTAATCTCAGATCCTATATATATTTCTGACATAAGAAAAACAATAGAGCAAAAACAAAAAAAAGCAGAGTTTGCTATAAAAGAAGTTACAGAAAAGTTTATAAGATTATTTGAGAATATAAATATCCCTATCTATAAACAAAGAGGTTTGGATATTAAAGATGTGGGTAATAGATTAATCGAAACTTTGAATAATGGGAATGAAAATTATAAAAAATATGATGAGAAAATACTTGTTACAAAAGAAATTTATCCAACTGAGTTATTAAAAATTCATAAAGAAGGGATTAATCTAAAAGGAATTATTATGGAGTATGGTGGTGAGACATCCCATTTAGCTATTCTTGCTAAAGCACTAAAAATACCAACACTCATGGGAGTAACAAATATCTTTAATTATGACTGGAAAGAGGAAATTATTTTAGATACTACTCAAGAAAATGGGTTAGTAATTATAGCTCCAAATGACTCACAAATAAAGGAGTATTCAAAAAAAAGAGAAAATTTTTTAAACATTCTTGAACAAGTTAGACAATCAGCTTCTTCACCTTGTATTACAAAAGATGGTAAAAATATAAATTTATATTTAAATTTAGGTACTAATGAGCAAAAAATAAACTCTGAAATAGATAGAAAATTAATAGCAGGAGTAGGATTACTTAGAACTGAACTAATTTATATGAATACTACTTCTTTTCCATCTGAAGAAGAACAATTAAAGAAATACAAACAAATATTAAATGGATTTTCAAAAGAACAATCTATCATAATAAGAACCTTAGATATTGGTGCAGATAAACAACTTTCTTATTTTAAAATGAAAAATGAAACCAATCCTTTCTTAGGACTTAGAGGTATTAGATTTTCTTTGAGATACCCTGATATTTTCGAAACACAATTAAGAGCAATTCTCAGATTATCTAATGAAAAAAATGTAAAAATAATGTATCCTATGATAACAAGTATCAATGAAATAAAAAAAGCCAATATAATTTTAGAAAAAGTCAAAGAAAATTTAAAAAAAGAAAAAATTCCTTTTAATGAAAAAATTGAAGTTGGTATCATGGTAGAAGTTCCTTCTGTTATCTTACTAGCTGAAGAATTTGCTAGAGAAGTTGACTTTTTTAGTATTGGAAGCAATGATTTAACCCAATATATTTTAGCTACTGATAGACTTTCAGAAACTGTTGGTGAACTCTATTCTTCATATAATCCAGCTGTTCTAAAAGCTATATACTACATAAAAGAAGCTGCTGATAAATATAGAAAAAAAGTTTCTGTATGTGGAGAAATGGCTGGTGATTTAAAAGCAATAATTGCTCTTTTAAGTTTAGGTATAAAGGATTTCAGTATGGTAGAAAGCTCTATATTGGCTGCTAAAACTTTAATTAGAAATCTCAATTACGAAGATCTAGGCAAAATTAAAGAAAGTATCTTAAATTCTAAAGATGAAAAAGAAGTAAAAAATATTTTAAAAAAGTACATCAATTATTAA
- a CDS encoding HPr family phosphocarrier protein: MKSIIVEIKNKAGLHARPSSLFVQVVTNYDSNIIVKCGNEEINGKSIMGLMLLAAEQGRKLELIADGPDENEMLEALVNLIEVKKFNEE; this comes from the coding sequence ATGAAAAGTATAATAGTAGAAATCAAAAATAAAGCTGGACTTCATGCTAGACCTTCATCACTTTTTGTACAAGTAGTAACTAACTACGATTCTAATATAATTGTAAAATGTGGTAATGAAGAAATAAATGGAAAAAGTATAATGGGATTAATGTTATTAGCTGCAGAGCAAGGTAGAAAATTAGAGCTCATAGCTGATGGTCCTGACGAAAATGAAATGTTAGAAGCATTAGTAAATCTAATAGAAGTTAAAAAATTTAATGAGGAATGA
- the ispH gene encoding 4-hydroxy-3-methylbut-2-enyl diphosphate reductase, which translates to MKIIRAKHMGFCFGVSGAINICHKISNDEKNKNKKIYILGMLVHNEYVVNQLSKQGFKIVQELDILQGRDKLQRGDIVIIRAHGTSEKIFEILNKKKVEIYDATCIFVTQIRKTLVKMEENGYDILFIGDKNHPEVKGIISFGKNVTVCNDLEELKNIVIDPKKKYCLLTQTTLNKKKLEKIKSYLENNYQNVKILDKVCGATQVRQEAVEELAQQVDMLIVIGGKTSSNTKKLYDISLNFNPNTYLVQDENDLRKEWFEGKKKIGITAGASTPEEIVIKIENQIRGIH; encoded by the coding sequence ATGAAAATTATAAGAGCTAAACATATGGGATTTTGTTTTGGAGTTTCTGGAGCTATAAATATATGTCATAAAATTTCTAATGATGAAAAAAATAAAAATAAAAAAATATATATTTTAGGAATGTTAGTTCATAATGAATATGTTGTTAACCAACTTTCAAAGCAAGGATTTAAAATTGTTCAAGAACTTGATATTTTACAAGGAAGAGATAAACTTCAAAGAGGAGATATTGTAATAATTCGAGCTCACGGAACATCAGAAAAAATATTCGAAATTTTAAATAAAAAGAAAGTAGAAATCTATGATGCAACATGTATATTTGTAACACAAATTAGAAAGACTCTTGTAAAAATGGAAGAGAATGGATATGATATATTATTTATAGGTGATAAAAATCATCCAGAAGTAAAAGGAATAATCTCTTTTGGTAAAAATGTAACAGTTTGCAATGATCTAGAAGAATTAAAAAATATAGTAATAGATCCAAAAAAAAAGTATTGTCTTTTAACACAAACAACTTTAAATAAAAAAAAGTTAGAAAAAATAAAAAGTTATTTGGAAAATAACTATCAAAATGTTAAAATATTAGATAAGGTATGTGGGGCTACTCAAGTTAGACAAGAAGCAGTAGAAGAATTAGCCCAACAAGTGGATATGCTTATAGTTATTGGAGGAAAAACAAGTTCAAACACAAAAAAATTGTATGATATTTCATTAAACTTTAATCCTAATACCTATTTAGTTCAAGATGAAAATGATCTAAGAAAGGAATGGTTTGAAGGAAAGAAAAAAATTGGCATAACCGCAGGAGCATCTACACCAGAAGAAATAGTTATTAAAATAGAAAATCAAATAAGGGGGATTCATTAA
- a CDS encoding 30S ribosomal protein S1, producing MYNNENYDEFEALLNDYLPAEEKIKVRVTGTIAQRDRNFAYLDVQGQPTSVRVRNEELLAYNIGDEVEILLVGETEDGEFIIGSRRRIDMEDNLKKLEEAFEKKEIITGKIIKKIKGGYMVEAMFHQGFLPNSLSEINMKDGDDFIGKEVQLMIKDIQTEKDKKTKKITFSRKDITLQKEEQEFSQLKVGDIVEAEVTDVLDFGLSVKIGHLRGFIHISETSWKKLEKLTDEYKKGDSIQGKIISLEPEKKNIKLSIKALTKNPWDIVAENIGVGSIVNGKVTKLLPYGAFVEITDGVEGLIHMSDFTWNKKRVNLAEFTQVGDLIKVKVLEFVPSERKLKLGIKQLCENPWDSAEERFAIGKELSAKVLDIKPFGLFAEVEPGVDVFIHQSDYNWQGETSKKFSIGDSINFKVIDLNMEDNKIKGSIKALTKSPWEVALENYKVGQTVEKEIKNIMDFGLFLNLSKGIDGFVPAQMASKDFIKNLKDRFKVGDIVKAQIIEIDKEKQRIKLSIKKIELEDEKRENQELLSKYGTSSTEE from the coding sequence ATGTATAATAACGAAAACTATGATGAATTTGAAGCTCTGCTAAACGATTACTTACCAGCAGAGGAAAAAATAAAGGTAAGAGTTACGGGAACAATTGCACAAAGAGATAGAAATTTTGCTTATCTTGATGTACAAGGACAACCAACAAGTGTTAGAGTTAGAAATGAAGAGCTTTTAGCTTATAACATAGGTGATGAAGTAGAGATTCTTTTAGTTGGAGAAACTGAAGATGGAGAATTTATAATTGGTTCAAGAAGAAGAATTGATATGGAAGATAATCTAAAAAAATTAGAAGAAGCTTTCGAGAAAAAAGAGATAATTACAGGAAAAATTATAAAAAAAATAAAAGGTGGATATATGGTAGAGGCTATGTTCCATCAAGGATTTTTACCAAATTCTTTATCAGAAATTAATATGAAAGATGGAGATGACTTCATAGGTAAAGAAGTTCAACTTATGATAAAAGATATTCAAACAGAAAAAGACAAAAAAACTAAAAAAATAACTTTTTCAAGAAAAGATATCACTTTACAAAAAGAAGAGCAAGAATTCTCTCAGTTAAAAGTAGGAGATATAGTTGAAGCTGAAGTAACCGATGTATTAGATTTTGGACTATCTGTAAAAATAGGTCATCTGAGAGGATTTATTCATATCTCTGAAACATCTTGGAAAAAATTAGAAAAGTTAACTGATGAATATAAAAAAGGCGATTCTATTCAAGGAAAAATTATCTCTTTAGAACCCGAAAAGAAAAATATCAAACTTTCTATAAAAGCTCTAACTAAAAACCCTTGGGATATTGTAGCTGAAAATATTGGAGTAGGCTCTATAGTCAATGGAAAAGTAACTAAATTACTTCCTTATGGAGCATTTGTAGAAATAACTGATGGAGTAGAAGGACTTATTCACATGTCTGATTTTACTTGGAATAAAAAAAGAGTAAATCTTGCAGAATTTACACAAGTAGGAGATCTTATAAAAGTAAAAGTACTTGAATTTGTTCCTAGCGAAAGAAAATTAAAGTTAGGAATAAAACAACTTTGTGAAAATCCATGGGATTCTGCAGAAGAAAGATTTGCTATTGGTAAAGAATTATCAGCAAAAGTTTTAGATATAAAACCATTTGGACTATTTGCTGAAGTTGAACCTGGAGTAGATGTATTTATTCATCAATCAGATTACAATTGGCAAGGAGAAACTAGTAAAAAATTCTCTATTGGTGATAGTATAAACTTTAAAGTTATTGATTTAAATATGGAAGATAATAAAATTAAAGGAAGTATTAAAGCTTTAACTAAGAGTCCTTGGGAAGTAGCTCTTGAAAATTATAAAGTTGGACAAACTGTAGAAAAAGAAATAAAAAACATTATGGATTTTGGTTTATTTTTAAATTTGAGCAAAGGTATAGATGGATTTGTTCCTGCTCAAATGGCATCTAAAGATTTTATTAAAAATTTAAAAGATAGATTTAAAGTTGGAGATATTGTAAAGGCACAGATCATTGAGATAGATAAAGAAAAACAAAGAATCAAGTTATCTATTAAAAAAATAGAATTAGAAGATGAAAAAAGAGAAAATCAAGAACTTTTATCTAAATATGGAACTTCTTCTACTGAAGAATAA
- the gpmI gene encoding 2,3-bisphosphoglycerate-independent phosphoglycerate mutase codes for MKKPVMLMILDGWGINKNPEQKNAITAANPETFNRLMNEYPHSELQASGEAVGLPDGQMGNSEVGHLNIGSGRIIYQPLVEISKDIREGTIYENPVLKEAFEYAVANRKNVHFGGLLSNGGVHSHIEHLFGLLAMAKKYGVKAYVHAFLDGRDTAPQSAKGFVEELEAKMKEIGEGTIATLSGRYYAMDRDKNWDRVKLAYDAMVLGVGNKANSAVEAVEASYAEGKTDEFVVPTVIDVNGLIKAGDVFINFNFRPDRAREITRALNDKEFTGFEREYLGVKYYCMRQYDSTIDAPVVYEDKDITNTFGEVLAKAGMKQLRTAETEKYAHVTFFFNGGKEEQFAGEDRKLVASPKVATYDLQPEMSACGVTEGLMEALNSGEYDVIIVNYANPDMVGHTGVFDAAVAAVQKVDRCIAKVSEKVLELGGTLLITADHGNVELMEDPETHIPFTAHTTNNVPFILVSNEYKNAKLEDGKLSDIAPTMLDILGLAKPEEMNGKSLLVK; via the coding sequence ATGAAAAAACCAGTAATGTTAATGATATTAGATGGTTGGGGAATAAATAAAAATCCAGAGCAAAAAAATGCAATAACTGCTGCTAACCCTGAAACATTCAATAGACTTATGAATGAGTATCCTCATTCTGAATTACAAGCTTCAGGAGAGGCAGTAGGATTACCTGATGGACAAATGGGTAACTCAGAAGTAGGACACTTAAATATAGGCTCTGGAAGAATAATATATCAACCATTAGTAGAGATTTCAAAAGATATCAGAGAGGGAACAATATATGAAAATCCTGTGTTAAAAGAGGCTTTTGAATATGCTGTTGCTAATCGAAAAAATGTTCATTTTGGTGGACTTTTATCAAATGGAGGGGTACACTCTCATATAGAGCATCTATTTGGTCTTTTAGCTATGGCTAAAAAATATGGAGTAAAAGCTTATGTACATGCTTTTCTAGATGGAAGAGATACAGCTCCACAATCAGCTAAAGGATTTGTAGAAGAGCTAGAAGCTAAGATGAAAGAGATAGGAGAAGGAACAATAGCTACTCTTTCTGGAAGATACTATGCTATGGACAGAGATAAGAACTGGGATAGAGTAAAACTTGCTTATGATGCTATGGTTTTAGGAGTAGGAAATAAAGCTAACTCAGCAGTAGAGGCAGTAGAAGCTTCTTATGCAGAAGGGAAAACAGATGAGTTTGTTGTACCAACTGTTATAGATGTTAATGGACTTATAAAAGCTGGAGATGTATTTATTAACTTTAACTTTAGACCAGATAGAGCAAGAGAAATTACAAGAGCTTTAAATGATAAAGAGTTTACAGGATTTGAAAGAGAATACTTAGGAGTAAAATATTATTGTATGCGTCAATATGATTCTACAATAGATGCTCCAGTTGTATATGAAGATAAAGATATTACAAATACATTTGGAGAAGTTTTAGCAAAAGCTGGAATGAAACAATTAAGAACTGCTGAAACCGAAAAATATGCCCATGTAACTTTCTTCTTCAATGGAGGAAAAGAGGAGCAATTTGCTGGAGAGGATAGAAAATTAGTTGCATCACCAAAAGTAGCAACTTATGATTTACAACCAGAGATGTCAGCTTGTGGAGTAACAGAAGGGCTAATGGAAGCTTTAAACTCTGGAGAGTATGATGTAATTATAGTAAACTATGCTAACCCAGATATGGTAGGACATACAGGAGTATTTGATGCTGCTGTAGCTGCAGTACAAAAAGTAGATAGATGTATAGCTAAAGTTTCTGAAAAAGTTTTAGAACTTGGAGGAACATTACTTATAACTGCTGACCATGGAAATGTAGAGTTAATGGAAGATCCTGAAACTCATATTCCTTTCACAGCTCATACTACAAATAATGTACCATTTATCTTAGTTTCTAATGAGTATAAAAATGCTAAATTAGAAGATGGAAAATTATCTGATATAGCTCCAACTATGTTAGATATCTTAGGGCTTGCTAAGCCAGAAGAGATGAATGGAAAATCTTTATTAGTTAAGTAA
- the tpiA gene encoding triose-phosphate isomerase gives MRTNVIAGNWKMNKTNTEAVEMLTELKRLVKDIKGVKIVIGAPFTALSDAVKAVEGSNVEIAAENVYPRSSGAYTGEVSPTMLKAIGVKYVILGHSERREYFKESNEFINEKVKAVLAAGMTPILCVGEKLEDREAGRTAEVNETQVREGLKDITAEEAKNIIIAYEPVWAIGTGKTATPEMAQETHKEIREVLKSMFGAVADEMVIQYGGSMKPENAAELLAQADIDGGLIGGASLEAASFAKIVLAAK, from the coding sequence ATGAGAACAAATGTAATAGCTGGAAACTGGAAAATGAATAAAACCAATACAGAAGCAGTAGAAATGCTTACTGAATTAAAAAGATTAGTAAAAGATATAAAAGGAGTAAAAATAGTAATAGGAGCTCCATTTACAGCTCTATCTGATGCTGTAAAAGCAGTAGAAGGAAGTAATGTAGAGATAGCTGCAGAAAACGTATATCCAAGATCATCAGGAGCTTACACTGGGGAAGTTTCTCCTACAATGTTAAAAGCAATAGGAGTAAAATATGTAATCTTAGGACACTCAGAAAGAAGAGAATACTTCAAAGAGTCAAATGAGTTCATCAATGAGAAAGTAAAAGCTGTATTAGCAGCTGGAATGACTCCTATCCTATGTGTTGGAGAAAAATTAGAAGATAGAGAAGCTGGAAGAACTGCTGAAGTAAATGAAACTCAAGTAAGAGAAGGATTAAAAGATATAACTGCTGAAGAAGCTAAAAATATAATCATAGCTTATGAGCCGGTATGGGCAATAGGAACAGGGAAAACTGCTACTCCAGAAATGGCACAAGAGACTCATAAAGAGATAAGAGAAGTATTAAAATCTATGTTTGGAGCAGTAGCTGATGAAATGGTAATCCAATATGGAGGATCAATGAAACCTGAAAATGCTGCTGAATTATTAGCTCAAGCTGATATAGATGGTGGATTAATTGGAGGAGCTTCATTAGAGGCAGCTTCATTTGCTAAAATAGTTTTAGCTGCAAAGTAG
- a CDS encoding chemotaxis protein: protein MELYVDNKKMKLKQKKFKSFGRMINEITKQLTLSNKVPYKFYINGEKLKENSIVDLKDLRLIEVITKTEGEMLLDSILRAKEQIDLFFSIFDYADEDPTNVGRAAVVVTEIEMVERGIFLRWFYNLLLLMKASGDLDFLYSDFDEYIIEFEQEMERIEKAYDAQDYEVFVEMLEFSIGNLLKDFYENIENYYNDILDEENRKRLLN, encoded by the coding sequence ATGGAATTGTACGTAGATAATAAAAAGATGAAATTGAAGCAGAAAAAATTTAAAAGTTTTGGGAGAATGATTAATGAAATTACAAAGCAGTTGACTCTGAGCAATAAAGTCCCTTATAAATTTTATATTAATGGAGAAAAATTAAAAGAAAATTCTATAGTAGATTTAAAGGATTTAAGATTGATAGAAGTTATTACAAAAACAGAAGGAGAAATGTTATTAGATTCAATATTAAGAGCAAAGGAACAAATTGATTTATTTTTTTCAATTTTTGATTATGCTGATGAAGATCCCACTAATGTAGGTAGAGCAGCTGTTGTTGTCACTGAAATAGAAATGGTGGAAAGAGGAATTTTTTTAAGATGGTTTTATAACTTATTATTGCTTATGAAGGCTAGTGGAGATTTAGATTTTCTATATAGTGATTTTGATGAATATATAATTGAATTTGAGCAAGAAATGGAACGAATTGAAAAGGCATATGATGCTCAAGATTATGAAGTGTTTGTTGAGATGCTGGAATTTTCTATAGGTAACCTACTTAAAGACTTTTATGAAAATATTGAGAATTATTATAATGACATCTTAGATGAAGAAAATCGTAAAAGATTGCTCAACTAA
- a CDS encoding ComF family protein codes for MKKRNFVQNIKELVFSQRCPICKKISQENNYICNECYFLLKRKGKIKNIKNYYYLYYYNEEIKSLIADFKLKNRRNLGYEIALLIKDPIKSLIKEKRIDIVLPVPISKERERERGFNQIEDLLDRCGIEYKRIIREKNTKHMYELLDSKDRKKNIYNAFKNRNLDINGKNVLIVDDIVTTGNTIKEIVKEITKIASPESIYIFSLAVSKIFKP; via the coding sequence ATGAAAAAAAGAAACTTTGTCCAGAATATTAAAGAGTTAGTTTTTTCTCAAAGATGTCCAATATGTAAAAAAATTTCCCAAGAAAATAATTATATTTGTAATGAATGTTACTTTTTATTGAAAAGAAAAGGAAAAATAAAAAATATAAAAAATTATTATTATTTATACTATTATAACGAAGAAATAAAAAGTTTAATAGCTGATTTTAAATTGAAAAATAGAAGAAATCTTGGATATGAGATAGCTTTATTAATAAAAGATCCGATTAAGAGTCTTATTAAAGAAAAAAGAATAGATATAGTTTTACCTGTTCCTATAAGTAAAGAAAGAGAAAGAGAAAGAGGATTTAATCAGATAGAAGATTTACTTGATAGATGTGGAATAGAATACAAAAGAATAATAAGAGAAAAAAATACTAAACATATGTATGAATTACTTGATAGCAAGGACAGAAAAAAGAATATATATAATGCTTTTAAAAATAGGAATTTAGATATAAATGGAAAAAATGTATTGATAGTTGATGATATAGTAACTACAGGAAATACAATAAAAGAAATAGTAAAAGAAATAACAAAAATTGCATCTCCTGAAAGCATATATATTTTTTCTTTAGCAGTTTCAAAAATTTTTAAACCGTGA
- a CDS encoding zinc ribbon domain-containing protein — translation MKLDFKCIKCGCDKYQVKTTVIPEKSPGLKLEFETYYIKTCLNCGYTEIYSAKIVNMEKDEKKKLCPEY, via the coding sequence ATGAAATTGGATTTTAAATGTATAAAATGTGGTTGTGATAAATACCAAGTAAAAACAACAGTTATTCCAGAGAAAAGCCCTGGTTTAAAATTAGAATTTGAAACTTATTATATAAAAACTTGTCTGAATTGTGGGTATACAGAGATATATTCTGCAAAAATAGTGAATATGGAAAAAGATGAAAAAAAGAAACTTTGTCCAGAATATTAA